A window from Calliopsis andreniformis isolate RMS-2024a unplaced genomic scaffold, iyCalAndr_principal scaffold0001, whole genome shotgun sequence encodes these proteins:
- the LOC143186549 gene encoding LOW QUALITY PROTEIN: succinate dehydrogenase iron-sulfur subunit-like (The sequence of the model RefSeq protein was modified relative to this genomic sequence to represent the inferred CDS: substituted 1 base at 1 genomic stop codon) has translation MVQFPLPKNSKINQKSKIYPIPAREKNIRRFQIYRXSADNEKNPRTDTFFIDMDSCDLMVLDALIKIQDEIDSILTFRRSCTEGICGSCAMSIDGTNTLASPKSIYDIKGVKIYPLPHMYVIKDLSRIIIR, from the coding sequence ATGGTTCAGTTTCCTTTGCCGAAGAATTCTAAAATTAATCAAAAGAGCAAAATTTATCCTATTCCTGCTAGAGAAAAAAATATCAGAAGATTTCAAATTTACCGTTAGTCTGCTGATAACGAGAAAAACCCTAGAACAGACACATTTTTTATTGATATGGATAGTTGTGACCTTATGGTACTTGATGCATTAATAAAAATACAGGATGAAATAGATTCGATTTTAACTTTCAGACGTTCTTGTACAGAAGGCATATGTGGATCTTGTGCCATGAGTATTGACGGAACCAATACTCTTGCAAGTCCTAAatctatatacgatataaaaggtgTAAAAATATATCCATTACCTCACATGTATGTCATAAAGGACCTGAGCCGTATCATCATacgatga